Proteins found in one Zea mays cultivar B73 chromosome 1, Zm-B73-REFERENCE-NAM-5.0, whole genome shotgun sequence genomic segment:
- the LOC100272479 gene encoding proline-rich family protein precursor, whose amino-acid sequence MMRSGLLSLCFHLALAITLAASVPGLARSRVIDIEPQLKPTLQLEPKHGVSQPDRNQEPKPTPQPEPKPEPKPEPKPAPQSDTKSDPKPAPQSDPKPAPQPDLKPEPKPTPQPDPKPSPQPDPEPKPKPAPQPEPKPEPKPTPQPDPKPGPQPDPKPEPKPTPQPGPEPKPKPAPQPEPKPTPQPDPKPEPKPTPQPDPKPEPKPTPQPPFPQPEPQPDPKPQPEPSKPDPKPQPEPSKPDPQPEPKPTPEPKPQPEPSKPEPPSSLPPPFGTGVVEGN is encoded by the coding sequence ATGATGAGATCCGGCCTTCTCTCGCTATGTTTCCACCTAGCCCTGGCCATCACACTGGCTGCAAGTGTTCCTGGCCTTGCTCGTAGTAGGGTAATCGACATCGAACCGCAACTCAAACCGACGCTGCAACTAGAACCAAAGCATGGTGTATCTCAACCAGACAGAAACCAAGAACCCAAACCGACACCACAACCTGAGCCAAAACCGGAGCCTAAACCGGAACCAAAACCTGCACCACAATCAGACACCAAATCAGACCCTAAACCCGCACCACAGTCAGACCCAAAACCTGCACCACAACCGGACCTAAAACCAGAACCCAAACCTACACCACAGCCAGACCCAAAACCTTCACCACAACCAGACCCAGAGCCAAAACCCAAGCCAGCGCCACAGCCTGAACCAAAACCAGAACCCAAACCTACACCACAACCAGACCCAAAACCTGGACCACAACCAGACCCAAAACCAGAACCCAAACCTACACCACAACCAGGCCCAGAGCCGAAACCCAAGCCAGCGCCTCAACCTGAGCCAAAACCCACGCCGCAACCAGATCCAAAACCTGAGCCAAAACCCACGCCGCAACCAGATCCGAAACCTGAGCCAAAACCAACACCACAACCACCTTTCCCACAGCCCGAGCCTCAACCAGATCCCAAACCCCAACCCGAACCATCCAAGCCAGATCCTAAACCCCAACCCGAGCCATCCAAGCCAGACCCTCAGCCAGAGCCCAAACCTACACCAGAGCCAAAACCCCAACCAGAACCATCGAAGCCGGAGCCACCGTCGTCTCTTCCACCACCATTTGGCACGGGCGTCGTGGAAGGGAACTGA